In the bacterium genome, one interval contains:
- a CDS encoding SurA N-terminal domain-containing protein, with the protein MHLLKKFKLNTTLCSIGLLITMFHGKHAWAKVIDKVVARVNNEIILMSDLESTRRGMLAQAPNLKTLTTEELNTKVMDQLINDKLVEQEIEKRGFGPSESDIQASLRSVMQQNGMKNIDELRFALKQEGVVFEEYKQSLAKQQAQGRLMAWLIRPKLKDLSVDNIKKVLEEKKQQQASEKKDNAFELYMLFKARQTSSLKEVQKINSKIKNQNDFIKQAKKHTEGPAPTEGGYLGVVKKTDLKQNILQAAESLEPGQKSSVIEDENGFYLLFLKDKQYVDIEISDAMVEAYKQQEESKLLAKAFERFVIDLRRKANIQKY; encoded by the coding sequence ATGCACTTATTGAAAAAATTTAAATTAAACACAACACTATGTAGTATTGGCCTGTTAATTACTATGTTTCATGGCAAGCATGCTTGGGCAAAAGTAATTGATAAAGTAGTTGCCAGAGTGAACAATGAAATTATTTTAATGTCAGACTTAGAATCAACCAGGCGTGGCATGCTTGCTCAGGCTCCTAATCTGAAAACGCTTACAACAGAGGAGCTCAATACTAAAGTAATGGACCAATTGATTAATGATAAGTTGGTTGAACAAGAAATTGAAAAGCGTGGCTTTGGTCCTTCTGAATCAGACATTCAAGCATCGCTTAGATCAGTCATGCAGCAAAATGGCATGAAAAACATTGATGAACTTCGGTTTGCACTAAAGCAAGAAGGGGTTGTTTTTGAAGAATACAAACAAAGCTTGGCTAAACAACAAGCGCAAGGTCGTTTGATGGCATGGTTGATTCGTCCAAAACTTAAAGATTTAAGCGTTGATAATATAAAAAAAGTGTTAGAAGAAAAAAAGCAACAACAAGCCAGTGAAAAAAAAGACAATGCTTTTGAGCTGTATATGCTTTTTAAGGCCAGACAAACAAGCAGTCTTAAGGAAGTACAAAAAATTAACAGCAAAATTAAAAACCAGAATGACTTTATTAAGCAAGCAAAAAAACATACTGAAGGTCCAGCTCCCACTGAAGGAGGCTACTTGGGTGTGGTTAAAAAAACAGATTTAAAGCAAAATATTTTACAAGCAGCCGAGTCACTCGAGCCAGGCCAAAAGAGTAGTGTTATTGAAGATGAAAATGGTTTTTATCTTTTATTTTTAAAAGACAAACAATACGTAGATATTGAAATCAGCGATGCCATGGTTGAAGCTTACAAGCAACAAGAGGAAAGTAAGTTGTTGGCTAAAGCTTTTGAACGTTTTGTCATTGATTTACGTAGAAAAGCCAATATTCAAAAATATTAA
- a CDS encoding peptidyl-prolyl cis-trans isomerase — translation MKPLSLHNSPAWPAMVFFILGLLFSCERNDHATVLVKLNGYSITRQDFEQKINEYQLNLDVLGSEEKQALKKMLIHELIEETALILEAKKRGLDVNQQEINAQKESMPASLKEEGLEIEQINEKIKRFLLLTKVQQAITQDISPPSVAQLKVFYKNNKKKFEQKKQYMLEMLESKYEQEAVNAYKKLGEEGFESLQVDMDVLDIRYTPARWYEIDLLPKAIVQYLRSAKKDSISSIIKSDYGYHIVKLIKVRPAYIPSFEHVKDEINALLLEKKKEKVLLEWKQNFFSQTKIERNYALIEKI, via the coding sequence GTGAAACCTCTTTCTTTACACAACTCACCAGCATGGCCTGCCATGGTGTTTTTTATCTTAGGCTTGTTGTTTTCTTGCGAGCGCAATGATCATGCAACAGTTCTGGTCAAGCTCAATGGATACTCAATAACTCGCCAAGATTTTGAACAAAAAATAAATGAATACCAATTGAACCTAGATGTATTGGGCTCTGAAGAAAAACAAGCACTTAAAAAAATGCTGATCCATGAGTTGATAGAAGAGACTGCACTTATTTTAGAAGCTAAAAAAAGAGGGCTTGACGTTAATCAACAAGAAATCAATGCCCAAAAAGAGTCCATGCCGGCCTCTTTAAAAGAAGAAGGACTTGAAATTGAGCAAATCAATGAAAAGATAAAACGCTTTTTACTATTGACCAAAGTGCAACAAGCCATTACCCAAGACATCAGCCCGCCATCGGTTGCGCAACTCAAAGTGTTCTATAAAAACAATAAAAAAAAATTTGAACAAAAAAAACAATACATGCTGGAAATGTTAGAAAGTAAATATGAACAAGAAGCCGTTAATGCCTATAAAAAACTAGGTGAGGAGGGTTTTGAATCCTTGCAGGTGGATATGGATGTTTTAGATATCAGGTATACACCAGCCAGATGGTATGAAATTGATTTGCTACCCAAAGCCATTGTGCAATACTTGAGAAGCGCAAAAAAAGACAGTATCAGTAGCATTATCAAGTCTGACTACGGCTATCATATTGTAAAGTTGATTAAAGTGCGTCCAGCCTATATACCGAGCTTTGAACATGTGAAGGATGAAATAAATGCACTTTTATTGGAAAAAAAGAAAGAAAAAGTGTTATTAGAATGGAAACAGAACTTTTTTTCACAAACAAAAATTGAAAGAAATTATGCACTTATTGAAAAAATTTAA
- a CDS encoding peptidylprolyl isomerase yields MRSQRDEVLAHVNKRHVTVRDFQMALSKVSEIPVKNYEKQENRTDLLRDLIDEELLYQQAVKSKIHERSYDVKQAMVREYLKERYNTKLANVTDKEVAQFFEQNKDLFSQVRASHILIRSGEGSGRTDEQAKAKIKEIRQDYLANPKLNYFAQLAKQHSEDPGTKNNGGDLGYFNRKTMVKEFTETSFALEKVGDVSESIKTQFGYHIIVLTGDKRDLKHFAKDIRQHLIQQKNKKNLENELVELRSNASIKVLQNNVEKLAQQ; encoded by the coding sequence ATGCGTTCGCAAAGGGATGAAGTGTTGGCCCATGTAAATAAAAGACATGTCACAGTGAGAGACTTCCAGATGGCTTTAAGCAAAGTCAGTGAAATTCCGGTTAAAAACTATGAGAAACAGGAAAACCGGACAGATTTATTAAGAGATCTAATTGATGAAGAGCTTTTGTATCAGCAAGCAGTCAAAAGTAAGATTCACGAGCGTTCTTATGATGTTAAGCAAGCGATGGTAAGAGAGTATCTAAAAGAACGCTACAATACCAAGCTTGCTAATGTAACTGATAAAGAGGTGGCTCAATTTTTTGAGCAGAATAAAGACCTGTTCAGTCAGGTTAGAGCCAGTCATATTCTTATTCGTTCTGGAGAAGGTTCTGGAAGAACCGATGAACAAGCAAAAGCTAAAATAAAAGAAATTCGACAAGACTATCTGGCCAATCCAAAATTAAACTATTTTGCCCAATTGGCCAAGCAACATTCAGAAGATCCAGGGACTAAAAATAACGGTGGTGATCTGGGCTACTTTAATAGAAAAACCATGGTCAAAGAATTTACAGAAACCAGTTTTGCTTTGGAAAAAGTGGGTGATGTCTCAGAGAGTATCAAAACGCAATTTGGTTATCATATTATTGTTCTTACTGGCGACAAAAGAGACTTAAAACATTTTGCAAAAGACATACGCCAACATTTGATACAGCAAAAAAACAAAAAAAATCTTGAAAATGAATTGGTAGAATTGCGCAGCAACGCATCGATCAAAGTTTTGCAAAATAACGTTGAAAAATTAGCACAGCAGTGA
- a CDS encoding M13 family metallopeptidase, whose product MKTIIFTLSFFLSCTTLLQCASSKKINPVEQYMTRSGLNYQHFNKNIRPQDDLYSFVNGHWMDTYKLPADKSNFGAFGELHEQSRKDVKAIIEDASKQDSKNAKNVAALYQSYMNKKLLNKKGYTPLKKELAAIDAIENLKSLSAYMGTSQIISEAPFSFYVYADKKNPDVNVLYLHQSGLGLPNRDFYFEKDKKSESIRSAYVAYIQDLLSKINYPKPEKTAQAIMALETQLAQHQWTKEKLRDPIAQYNPKQAKDIKKLLSNLDWDAWLQTATLPKNLDGAIVAQVDYFKKLNDMITDVALDQWKAYFTWHMINSKADYLSQDFAKAKFNFYAGVLKGVKKQEPRWKRAVNLVNASLGEAVGEMYVKKHFPAESKKQMNILVENLRKAYAQSIKELDWMGESTKKQALIKLKQFTPKVGYPNTWINYDSLELSEDSLFANMQAITVFDAQRNINKLGKPVDREEWFMTPQTVNAYYSPVMNEIVFPAAILQAPFFNPQADDAVNYGAIGAVIGHEMGHGFDDKGSLYNGKGELKNWWTEQDKQAFKKKTEKLVAQFNAFTVLDGELHVNGEFTQGENIGDLSGLTIAYKAYRLSLNGKEAPVIDGYTGDQRFFMGWSQVWRRKFTDEALADRIKTDPHAPSEFRTNGTVMNMPEFMQAFDVKPSDKLYREPKDRVKIW is encoded by the coding sequence ATGAAAACTATAATTTTTACCCTATCTTTTTTTTTATCTTGTACCACTTTGCTTCAGTGCGCTTCATCCAAAAAAATCAACCCTGTTGAGCAATACATGACACGATCAGGTTTAAACTACCAACATTTTAATAAGAACATTCGCCCGCAAGATGACTTGTATAGCTTTGTCAATGGCCACTGGATGGATACCTATAAACTCCCTGCTGACAAATCAAACTTTGGTGCATTTGGCGAGCTGCATGAGCAATCCAGAAAAGATGTCAAAGCAATTATTGAAGACGCTTCAAAGCAAGACAGCAAGAATGCTAAAAACGTAGCTGCACTTTATCAAAGCTATATGAATAAAAAATTACTGAATAAAAAAGGCTATACCCCACTTAAAAAAGAGCTTGCTGCCATTGATGCAATTGAAAATCTAAAATCACTTTCTGCGTACATGGGCACCTCTCAAATTATATCTGAAGCACCCTTTAGTTTTTACGTTTATGCAGACAAAAAGAACCCGGATGTTAACGTTTTATACCTTCATCAATCTGGTCTTGGTCTTCCCAATCGAGACTTTTATTTTGAAAAAGATAAAAAAAGTGAGTCTATTCGTAGTGCTTATGTTGCATACATTCAAGATCTCTTAAGCAAAATAAATTATCCCAAGCCTGAAAAAACTGCTCAAGCCATTATGGCACTTGAAACCCAGTTGGCTCAGCATCAGTGGACCAAGGAAAAGTTGCGTGACCCCATTGCTCAATACAATCCTAAACAAGCAAAAGATATTAAAAAACTTTTATCCAATTTGGATTGGGACGCTTGGCTGCAAACAGCAACCCTGCCAAAAAATTTAGATGGCGCAATTGTTGCTCAAGTAGACTACTTTAAAAAGCTCAATGATATGATTACAGACGTAGCTTTAGACCAGTGGAAAGCCTATTTCACCTGGCACATGATTAATTCTAAAGCGGACTATCTATCCCAAGACTTTGCCAAAGCAAAATTCAACTTTTATGCTGGCGTTTTAAAAGGCGTTAAAAAACAAGAGCCGCGTTGGAAAAGAGCGGTTAATTTGGTCAATGCCTCTTTGGGTGAAGCTGTGGGCGAGATGTACGTTAAAAAACATTTTCCTGCTGAATCTAAAAAACAGATGAATATCCTGGTTGAAAACCTAAGAAAAGCCTATGCGCAATCCATCAAAGAGCTGGACTGGATGGGTGAATCCACCAAAAAACAAGCTTTGATCAAACTGAAACAATTCACGCCCAAAGTAGGTTACCCCAACACATGGATCAACTATGATTCACTAGAGCTTTCTGAAGATAGTTTATTTGCAAACATGCAGGCCATTACTGTATTTGATGCACAAAGAAACATCAACAAACTCGGTAAACCGGTGGACCGAGAAGAATGGTTCATGACCCCGCAAACGGTCAACGCCTACTATAGTCCAGTGATGAACGAGATTGTATTTCCGGCTGCTATTTTACAAGCCCCTTTTTTCAATCCGCAGGCAGATGATGCCGTCAATTATGGCGCCATTGGCGCTGTGATTGGTCATGAAATGGGTCATGGTTTTGATGATAAAGGATCCTTGTATAATGGCAAAGGCGAGTTAAAAAACTGGTGGACAGAACAAGACAAACAAGCCTTTAAAAAGAAAACTGAAAAATTGGTTGCGCAATTCAATGCCTTTACCGTGCTTGATGGTGAACTGCATGTCAACGGTGAATTCACCCAAGGCGAAAACATTGGCGACTTAAGCGGCTTGACTATAGCTTATAAAGCTTATCGTTTATCACTCAATGGCAAAGAAGCCCCTGTGATTGATGGCTATACCGGTGATCAACGCTTTTTTATGGGTTGGTCACAGGTATGGCGGCGTAAATTTACCGATGAAGCTTTGGCTGACCGGATTAAAACTGACCCGCATGCGCCTTCAGAGTTTAGAACCAATGGCACCGTGATGAACATGCCGGAGTTTATGCAAGCCTTTGATGTAAAGCCAAGCGATAAACTTTACCGTGAAC